Proteins found in one Ctenopharyngodon idella isolate HZGC_01 chromosome 16, HZGC01, whole genome shotgun sequence genomic segment:
- the nmt2 gene encoding glycylpeptide N-tetradecanoyltransferase 2 produces the protein MMAEDSESAASQQSLELDDQDTCGIDGDNEEENEHMQGSPGGDLGAKKKKKKQKRKKEKPSSGGTKSDSASDSQEIKNPAIPMQKLQDIQRAMELLSTCQGPAKNIDEATKHKYQFWDTQPVPKLNEVVTTHGPIEPDKENIRQEPYSLPQGFMWDTLDLSNAEVLKELYTLLNENYVEDDDNMFRFDYSPNFLKWALRPPGWLPQWHCGVRVSSNKKLVGFISAIPADIHIYDTLKTMVEINFLCVHKKLRSKRVAPVLIREITRRVNLEGIFQAVYTAGVVLPKPVSTCRYWHRSLNPRKLVEVKFSHLSRNMTLQRTMKLYRLPDSTRTPGLRSMGEGDVKQVTALLQKYLSRFHLRPVMGEEEVKHWFLPQENIIDTYVVEGSGGMLTDFISFYTLPSTVMHHPLHKSLKAAYSFYNVHTETPLIDLMNDALILAKLKGFDVFNALDLMDNKTFLEKLKFGIGDGNLQYYLYNWKCPPMDPEKVGLVLQ, from the exons ATGATGGCGGAGGACAGCGAGTCCGCGGCCAGCCAGCAGAGCCTGGAGCTGGACGATCAGGACACCTGCGGCATCGACGGAGACAACGAGGAGGAAAATGAGCACATGCAGGG GAGTCCTGGGGGTGATCTTGGtgcaaagaagaaaaagaagaaacagAAGAGAAAGAAGGAGAAACCAAGCTCAGGAGGAACCAAGTCTGACTCTGCCTCTGATTCTCAGGAGATCAAG AACCCTGCCATTCCCATGCAGAAACTGCAGGACATTCAGAGAGCTATGGAGCTCCTGTCCACCTGTCAGGGTCCAGCCAAAAACATAGACGAGGCCACAAAGCACAAGTACCAGTTCTGGGACACTCAACCCGTGCCCAAACTCA ATGAGGTGGTGACTACTCATGGACCAATTGAGCCGGACAAAGAAAATATCAGACAAGAGCCATATTCCCTCCCGCAGGGCTTTATGTGGGACACACTGGACCTTAGCAATGCTGAAGTG CTGAAGGAATTATACAccttgctgaatgaaaattatgttgaGGATGATGACAACATGTTTAGATTTGACTATTCTCCTAACTTTCTGAAATG GGCATTACGTCCACCGGGTTGGCTGCCCCAGTGGCACTGTGGTGTCAGGGTCTCATCCAATAAGAAGCTGGTTGGGTTCATCAGTGCCATTCCTGCAGACATCCACATCTATGACAC GTTGAAGACGATGGTGGAGATCAACTTCCTGTGTGTGCATAAAAAATTGCGCTCAAAGCGTGTTGCTCCTGTACTAATCCGAGAGATCACGCGGCGGGTCAATTTAGAAGGAATTTTCCAAGCCGTGTACACTGCTGGTGTGGTCCTGCCCAAACCTGTTTCTACATGCAG ATACTGGCATCGCTCTCTAAACCCCAGAAAGCTTGTGGAGGTTAAGTTTTCCCACCTCAGCAGAAACATGACACTACAACGGACAATGAAGCTCTACAGATTACCTGAC AGCACTCGTACCCCTGGTTTGAGGTCGATGGGAGAGGGGGATGTGAAGCAGGTGACAGCATTGCTGCAGAAATACCTGAGCCGGTTCCACCTGCGCCCTGTCATGGGGGAAGAGGAGGTGAAGCACTGGTTCCTACCGCAGGAGAACATCATTGACACTTATGTAGTCGAG GGTTCTGGTGGGATGCTAACGGACTTCATCAGTTTCTACACCCTGCCATCTACAGTGATGCATCATCCGCTGCACAAAAGTCTGAAGGCTGCTTATTCCTTTTACAATGTCCATACAGAGACGCCGCTCATAGACCTGATGAATGATGCTCTTATCCTAGCCAAACTG AAaggttttgatgtttttaatgcACTGGATCTAATGGACAATAAGACTTTCTTGGAAAAGCTCAAGTTTGGGATTGGTGATGGTAACCTGCAGTATTACCTGTACAACTGGAAATGCCCTCCCATGGACCCAGAGAAA GTTGGCCTTGTTTTACAGTAA